The sequence below is a genomic window from Nitrospiria bacterium.
TGGTGAGAAAACCAAAAAGTTGAAGGGCATCTTCTCGAACATGGGTATGTGTAAACAGAACGACCTGCTCGTTCACCTCCGGAAGACCGTAAAAGGAAGATAAGGGTAGAAAAACCTTATACCCTACCCCGTTCACATCCACGATTAGATACTGAGGATTTTTAAAGAATAGCTTACCGGTTAAGGATGCAATCATTTCCAAATTTCTTTCTAAAGACATCGCTTAAAAAATCAGGACACTAAAACCCTGATTGATCAGTCCCGGGTTGGACCAATCTTTGCAACCGATCGGAATGAAGATGACAAATTGCCGCTGCCAACGCATCAGAAGCGTGTTGCGATGAAAATTCTTCCTGAAAGGATAAAAGCCGAGAAACCATTATCTGAACCTGCTCTTTCCGGGCAGCACCGTAACCGGTAACTGCCAATTTGATTGCAGTGGGGGAATATTCAAAAAGAGAAAGGTTTCTTTCCTGTGCCGCTAATAGGGCAACCCCCCGAGCCTGACCCAGTTTTAATGCTGCTTTAAAGTTTTTCCCTACAAAAGTGTCCTCAACAACCATGATCTGGGGGTGATATTGATCAATTAACTCAAGCACCTTGTTGTGGATTGTTTGAAGACGAAGGGGAAGGGGGGAACTCCAGGAAGTCTTAATGGTTCCCGAAGCAATGAAACTCAGTTTATTCGTTTTATAATCAACAATTCCGTATCCGGTGGCTACTGTCCCAGGGTCAATACCCAGCGCACGCATCGCCTTTTCCTGTATTATGATTTTGCCGCCGCCTTTTCGATAACATCATCGGGAATATCAAAATTAGCATAAACGTTTTGGACATCATCATGGTTTTCAAGAGCCTCCATGAGGCGCAACATCTGCTCGGCCTCCTTCCCTTCCAATTTAATATGGGTTTGAGGAATGGCGGTAATCTCTGAAAGGACCATTTCAATGGATTCTTTTTCAAGAACTCCTTTTACCCCTTCAAAATCCTTAAGAAAAGTAAAAATCTCATATTGGTTTCCCTCTGTTTTCATATCTTCGGCACCTGCCTCTAAGACCATCCCCATTAGGCGGTCTTCGTCAATTTTTTCATGTTCCACAACAATGTATCCTTTTTTTTCAAACATCCATGAAACACACCCCGCTTCTCCCAAATTTCCCCCATTTTTTCCCATTAACTGCCTGATTTCTGAAATGGTTCGG
It includes:
- the ruvC gene encoding crossover junction endodeoxyribonuclease RuvC; translated protein: MRALGIDPGTVATGYGIVDYKTNKLSFIASGTIKTSWSSPLPLRLQTIHNKVLELIDQYHPQIMVVEDTFVGKNFKAALKLGQARGVALLAAQERNLSLFEYSPTAIKLAVTGYGAARKEQVQIMVSRLLSFQEEFSSQHASDALAAAICHLHSDRLQRLVQPGTDQSGF
- a CDS encoding YebC/PmpR family DNA-binding transcriptional regulator → MSGHSKWATTKHKKAAVDAKRGKIFTRIIKEIAVAARLGGGDPDGNPRLRTAVAKAKESNMPADNIKKAIQRGTGELPGVNYEETVYEGYGPGGVAILIEIMTDNKNRTISEIRQLMGKNGGNLGEAGCVSWMFEKKGYIVVEHEKIDEDRLMGMVLEAGAEDMKTEGNQYEIFTFLKDFEGVKGVLEKESIEMVLSEITAIPQTHIKLEGKEAEQMLRLMEALENHDDVQNVYANFDIPDDVIEKAAAKS